Genomic DNA from Streptomyces sp. NBC_01571:
TCGTGGCCGGTCGGCAGTTCCCACACCCGCGCCGGAGAACCGTTGGGCTGGACCGCGGGGACGGGCGGCAGAGTGAAGCCTTCCGCGTTCCCGCCGTCACAGCGGATGTGGGTGTGCGGGATCGCGTTCGCAGCCGGGTTGTCCAGCCGGACCGGTTGCTGGACGCAGCGCACCGGGTGATCCGAGACCACCGTGCGCAGCCACGCGACATCGGCCGGGTCCGTCACTCCGAACAGGCCGAGCGGGGGCGGCTGTTCCGGGGGCGGCGGAATGAGCCGCGGGCTATCGGATTCCGCGGCCAGGTCGATCAGGCCCTGCAGTTCGGGCAGGGTGTCGACCGGGGTCTCGCCGTCCTGCGGAACCATCGAGTCGACCTACACCAGGTGCGCGATCCGGTCCGGCACCTGGTTGGCCGCGGACGTGATGACCGCCCCCGCGTAGCTGTGCCCCACGAGCACGCTTTCTCAGGGCGTCGAGGCATCGAGATATACGGAGTAAAACAGCGGTTACCATTCGCATCCCGGTTCCCTTTGGGAACCGCAATCATCATGGTGTGCCCGAAACGGGCCGGGCAATAGGGCACTTTTCGGTGCCATGGTTCCCTGGAGGTAACGATGACCGTGACGGACAGTGAGTCAATTCCGGAGCAGCAGGACGCGAGTCGGCTCCGCGTCGTCCTCGCCATGGTCGGGGACAAGTGGTCGCTTCTGGTCGTGTGCAACCTGAAAGAAGGGCCGCGGCGCTTCTCCGAACTCAAGCGCACCATCGACGGGATCAGTCAGCGCATGCTCACCGTCACCGTGCGCAATCTGGAACGGGACGGCATCCTGACCCGCACCGTCCACAACGTCATGCCGCC
This window encodes:
- a CDS encoding helix-turn-helix domain-containing protein, whose amino-acid sequence is MTVTDSESIPEQQDASRLRVVLAMVGDKWSLLVVCNLKEGPRRFSELKRTIDGISQRMLTVTVRNLERDGILTRTVHNVMPPHVSYALTPMGSTLCEAALPLLEWTAEHLALIDDARAEYDTRADTPPAGSVGNHT